A genome region from Candidatus Zixiibacteriota bacterium includes the following:
- a CDS encoding MBL fold metallo-hydrolase — MKFGSFEIRTFVEQPFRLDGGTMFGVIPKSMWQRLIPADANNLIPMVTNLFVLTAHDKNMIFDIGLGDTLSDREKKIYGTDGVSAIDTGLASLGLKPTDIDYVILTHLHTDHCGGAVKFVDGQYVARYPNATYIIAKKEWDVFVKPDERTGAVYVPARLHPLNEAGKIQFIDGSTELFPGINAVHSGGHSEGQFVIEMESAGSRVYYYADIYPTIHHMRVPFVPATDVYPLTSMEFKRRSQSRILNQDVILAFDHDTTIPFARIKEVDGKIVAEPVTEATVSTKA; from the coding sequence ATGAAATTCGGTTCGTTTGAAATACGTACCTTCGTCGAGCAGCCGTTCCGGCTCGACGGGGGTACCATGTTCGGGGTCATACCCAAAAGCATGTGGCAGCGACTGATTCCGGCCGATGCCAACAACCTCATTCCGATGGTGACCAATCTGTTCGTGCTGACTGCGCACGACAAGAACATGATTTTCGACATTGGTCTCGGGGATACGCTTTCCGACCGCGAGAAGAAGATCTACGGTACCGATGGTGTCTCCGCAATCGATACCGGTCTGGCCTCGCTTGGCCTGAAGCCGACCGATATCGATTACGTAATTCTCACGCATCTTCACACCGACCATTGCGGAGGTGCGGTGAAATTCGTGGACGGGCAATACGTTGCACGCTATCCAAATGCGACCTATATCATCGCCAAGAAAGAATGGGACGTGTTTGTCAAACCGGACGAACGTACTGGTGCCGTATATGTTCCGGCGCGACTTCATCCCTTGAACGAAGCGGGGAAGATTCAATTCATCGACGGCAGCACCGAGCTGTTTCCCGGTATCAATGCAGTCCATTCCGGCGGTCATTCCGAGGGGCAGTTCGTAATCGAGATGGAGTCGGCCGGTTCACGCGTGTACTACTATGCCGACATTTACCCGACCATTCACCATATGCGCGTGCCATTTGTGCCGGCCACTGATGTTTATCCGCTTACCAGTATGGAGTTCAAGCGTCGTTCGCAGTCGCGTATTCTCAACCAGGATGTCATCCTCGCGTTTGACCACGATACCACCATACCGTTTGCGCGAATCAAAGAGGTCGACGGCAAAATTGTCGCCGAACCGGTGACCGAGGCCACCGTATCCACCAAAGCATAA
- the recJ gene encoding single-stranded-DNA-specific exonuclease RecJ, translating into MNWAHKTTSLKWVLAPEPDQALVGRLATEATLPPNVVKILVNRQLDTAETIERFLHPRMTDLKDPFSMVGMELGIERVLKALFENEKVMIYGDYDVDGITATALLYMVLNKLGAQVTFYLPNRLVEGYGLSVEGIDEAKANGVSLIVTVDTGITAVEEIDYAISQGLDVVVTDHHEPGMTIPRAHAIINPKQPDCDYGGELSGVGVAFKFAQALYRRLNQDERELEEHLDLVALGTSADIVPLVGENRILTKFGIRQIARTTKPGLKSLAFVSGLMGKDISTGQVVFILAPRINALGRLGDARQAIRLLATRDERMAAEIARKLDSENKRRKEIDEKTLHEALDQMRELVDVQQDRAIVLAEEGWHQGVIGIVASRLVERFHLPTVMIAISDGEGKGSARSIPGFHLCEALKECEHLLIKYGGHKYAAGLSILPENIPEFREKFKEVSAKFLTPEDIVPKLFIDLEIELSEIDDAFMDAIEAFSPFGPQNMRPIFLTRNCEVLGTPYTVGNNHLKMKVRKGESVFDVIGFGFGDMARVISDRGCLVDIVYAVEYNTYNEVTQIQIRLRDIKLTAGDLSPRLN; encoded by the coding sequence ATGAATTGGGCCCATAAGACGACATCGCTGAAGTGGGTCCTGGCCCCAGAGCCGGATCAGGCTTTAGTGGGCCGACTGGCGACAGAGGCTACTCTGCCGCCAAATGTCGTCAAGATACTGGTCAATCGTCAGCTCGATACTGCTGAGACGATTGAGCGTTTTCTGCACCCTCGCATGACCGATCTCAAAGACCCGTTCTCCATGGTGGGAATGGAACTGGGGATCGAGCGTGTCCTGAAAGCCCTGTTCGAGAACGAGAAAGTGATGATCTACGGCGACTATGATGTCGACGGCATCACGGCCACAGCGCTCTTGTACATGGTCCTCAATAAGCTGGGCGCACAGGTCACGTTCTACCTGCCGAACCGGCTGGTTGAGGGGTATGGTCTGTCGGTCGAAGGGATCGATGAGGCCAAGGCGAACGGTGTCTCCTTGATCGTAACAGTCGACACCGGTATCACGGCGGTTGAAGAGATCGACTATGCCATATCGCAGGGACTCGACGTGGTGGTGACCGACCACCATGAGCCGGGCATGACCATACCTCGCGCACACGCCATTATCAACCCCAAACAGCCCGATTGCGACTACGGCGGTGAGCTCTCCGGCGTGGGAGTCGCGTTCAAGTTTGCCCAGGCGCTGTACCGCAGGCTCAACCAGGACGAGCGCGAACTCGAAGAACATCTCGATCTCGTAGCGCTCGGCACCTCGGCTGATATCGTCCCGCTGGTCGGCGAGAATCGAATCCTGACTAAATTCGGCATCAGGCAGATCGCCCGCACCACCAAACCGGGGCTCAAATCACTGGCTTTCGTGTCGGGGCTGATGGGCAAGGATATCAGCACCGGTCAGGTGGTGTTCATCCTGGCCCCCCGTATCAACGCGCTGGGGCGGCTTGGGGATGCCCGTCAGGCGATCCGCCTCTTGGCCACTCGCGATGAGCGGATGGCGGCCGAGATTGCCCGCAAGCTGGACAGCGAAAATAAGCGTCGCAAGGAGATCGACGAGAAGACGCTTCACGAAGCACTGGACCAGATGCGCGAGCTGGTGGATGTCCAGCAGGACCGGGCGATCGTGCTGGCCGAAGAAGGCTGGCATCAGGGGGTTATCGGGATTGTCGCCAGCCGACTGGTCGAGCGATTCCACCTGCCGACCGTGATGATCGCGATCTCGGACGGTGAAGGGAAAGGGTCGGCCCGTTCCATTCCTGGTTTCCATTTGTGCGAAGCGCTCAAGGAGTGCGAGCACCTGCTCATCAAGTACGGCGGACACAAGTACGCCGCCGGGCTGTCCATTCTGCCGGAGAACATCCCGGAATTCCGCGAGAAGTTCAAAGAAGTGTCTGCGAAGTTTCTGACGCCGGAGGACATTGTACCGAAGCTCTTCATCGACTTGGAGATCGAACTGAGCGAGATCGACGATGCGTTCATGGACGCGATTGAGGCTTTCTCGCCATTCGGTCCGCAGAACATGCGGCCCATTTTCCTCACTCGCAACTGCGAGGTGCTTGGCACACCCTACACCGTCGGCAACAACCACCTCAAGATGAAAGTGCGCAAAGGGGAATCGGTGTTCGACGTCATCGGATTTGGTTTCGGCGACATGGCGCGTGTCATCTCGGACCGGGGCTGCCTGGTGGATATTGTCTATGCGGTCGAGTACAACACGTACAACGAGGTCACCCAGATTCAAATTCGGTTGCGCGATATCAAGCTTACGGCCGGGGATTTGTCGCCACGTCTGAACTGA
- a CDS encoding acyl-CoA dehydrogenase family protein has translation MGYNIDPRQQAVRDEVKAFADKYIYPVSEELDRMPEPRKFPHDLYRKLGEAGFIGYCVPTNLGGKGKSNLEYITLVEELCYHDPGVGLLCAVGELATYPILHFASDEMKKKYVPDCATGKRVPAFVLTEPDAGSDAANQKTVAVENGDSYVINGEKIFIMHGDVADLAVLFCRIEGQPKMSAIIVDNVKQPGWNARTLKHKMGMRAATTGGIMIKDVKVPKANLLGEVGKGFRYAMGTLDGARIGVAAQGVGIAQRALDEAVSRAKARQAFGAPIAKLQAIQWMIADMSTRVEAARCLTYKAAMMQDRGEKFTLEASHAKLYASEVARFCVDRAMQIWGGYGYIGEFSVIEKLYRDQRVLEIYEGTSEVQRLVIAGQVLGAR, from the coding sequence ATGGGATATAACATTGATCCGCGCCAACAGGCGGTGCGCGACGAAGTCAAAGCATTCGCCGACAAGTATATCTACCCGGTGTCCGAGGAATTGGACCGGATGCCGGAGCCGCGCAAGTTCCCGCATGACCTGTATCGCAAGTTAGGTGAAGCAGGTTTCATCGGCTACTGCGTGCCGACCAACTTAGGGGGGAAGGGGAAAAGCAATCTCGAGTATATCACGCTGGTCGAGGAACTCTGCTATCACGATCCGGGAGTCGGACTGCTCTGCGCAGTGGGTGAGCTGGCCACCTACCCGATTCTTCATTTCGCCAGCGACGAGATGAAAAAGAAATACGTGCCGGACTGCGCCACCGGCAAGCGGGTGCCGGCGTTCGTGCTGACCGAGCCGGATGCCGGGTCGGATGCGGCCAACCAGAAAACCGTCGCGGTCGAGAACGGCGACAGCTATGTCATCAACGGCGAGAAGATATTCATCATGCACGGCGACGTGGCCGACCTGGCTGTGCTGTTCTGCCGGATCGAAGGACAGCCCAAGATGTCGGCTATTATCGTGGATAATGTCAAGCAGCCCGGCTGGAATGCGCGGACCCTGAAACACAAGATGGGGATGCGCGCGGCGACCACGGGCGGCATCATGATCAAAGATGTCAAAGTGCCGAAAGCAAATCTCCTCGGCGAGGTCGGCAAAGGGTTCCGTTACGCCATGGGAACTCTCGACGGCGCCCGGATCGGCGTGGCGGCGCAGGGGGTTGGGATTGCGCAGCGCGCCCTTGATGAGGCAGTCTCACGCGCCAAGGCACGTCAGGCGTTCGGTGCCCCAATTGCCAAACTCCAGGCGATCCAGTGGATGATTGCCGATATGTCCACCCGGGTCGAGGCGGCTCGTTGTCTCACCTACAAGGCGGCCATGATGCAGGACCGTGGCGAGAAGTTTACGCTCGAGGCCTCGCACGCCAAGCTGTATGCCTCGGAGGTTGCACGATTCTGCGTCGACCGCGCCATGCAGATATGGGGCGGCTACGGGTACATTGGCGAATTTTCCGTAATCGAAAAACTGTACCGCGACCAGCGGGTGCTGGAGATATACGAGGGAACCTCGGAAGTTCAGCGGTTGGTGATCGCCGGTCAGGTGCTCGGAGCCCGATGA
- the meaB gene encoding methylmalonyl Co-A mutase-associated GTPase MeaB, with protein MTLLDAFSEGDVRALSKLISHVENQGEDYQRVLSRLYPKAGRAIRIGITGPPGSGKSTLVNGLAHLYVAAKRKVGIIAVDPSSPFTGGALLGDRVRMNELPADGSVYFRSMATRGATGGLAAATDNVTVIYDAFGFDVTLIETVGVGQIELDIIDSCDSVVVVIVPESGDAVQTMKAGLMEIADIFCVNKSDRPGAERIAAELQQTMDARKHRKGEWPVPVVSTEAVNKKNIDRLYGKIEEHLNFSRANGKFEQHRREQIKRKILHILTNRFQQEFLDHLAERPQFDQSIDQIIEGKADPYSISESLYQVFGDGG; from the coding sequence ATGACGCTTCTGGATGCATTCAGTGAGGGAGATGTTCGGGCCCTGTCAAAGCTGATCTCGCACGTCGAGAATCAGGGGGAGGATTATCAGCGCGTGCTGTCGCGGCTGTATCCCAAGGCCGGTCGTGCCATTCGTATCGGCATCACCGGACCTCCCGGTTCAGGCAAGTCCACACTCGTCAACGGCCTGGCGCACCTCTATGTGGCGGCCAAACGGAAGGTCGGCATCATTGCGGTTGACCCATCCTCACCGTTCACCGGTGGAGCGCTCCTGGGGGACCGGGTCCGCATGAATGAACTCCCTGCCGATGGCAGCGTCTATTTCCGCTCCATGGCCACTCGTGGGGCCACAGGCGGACTGGCGGCCGCGACCGACAATGTCACGGTCATTTACGATGCGTTCGGATTTGATGTCACGCTGATCGAAACGGTCGGGGTCGGTCAGATCGAGCTCGATATCATCGACAGTTGCGATTCGGTGGTGGTGGTAATCGTTCCGGAGTCGGGCGATGCTGTCCAGACCATGAAAGCGGGGCTGATGGAGATCGCCGACATCTTCTGCGTCAACAAGTCGGATCGCCCGGGTGCGGAGCGGATCGCCGCCGAACTCCAGCAGACGATGGATGCACGGAAACACCGCAAAGGGGAGTGGCCGGTGCCGGTGGTTTCGACCGAGGCGGTCAACAAGAAGAACATCGACCGGCTCTACGGCAAGATCGAGGAGCATCTGAATTTCAGTCGTGCTAACGGCAAGTTCGAGCAGCACCGCCGCGAGCAGATCAAACGGAAGATCCTGCACATTCTTACCAATCGCTTCCAGCAGGAATTTCTGGACCATCTTGCGGAACGGCCGCAGTTTGACCAGTCAATCGATCAAATCATCGAGGGTAAGGCCGATCCCTACAGTATCAGTGAATCGCTGTATCAGGTGTTCGGCGACGGCGGCTGA
- a CDS encoding cobalamin B12-binding domain-containing protein: MERKIRVLLAKPGLDGHDRGIKVIASAFRDAGFEVIYTGLRQTPEMIVDAAIQEDADAIGVSILSGAHMTLFPAILDEMKKKGATDMLLFGGGIIPDDDKEALEKMGVAKIFTPGAPTEEAIEFLKRQISAKKSNEKIM; the protein is encoded by the coding sequence ATGGAACGAAAAATCAGAGTTCTCTTAGCCAAACCGGGGCTGGATGGCCATGACCGCGGTATCAAAGTGATCGCATCGGCGTTTCGCGATGCCGGATTCGAGGTGATCTATACCGGCCTTCGCCAGACGCCGGAGATGATTGTCGACGCCGCTATTCAGGAAGATGCCGACGCGATCGGTGTGTCGATCCTGTCCGGCGCGCACATGACGCTGTTCCCCGCCATTCTCGATGAGATGAAAAAGAAGGGGGCGACCGACATGCTCCTGTTCGGCGGCGGGATTATTCCTGACGACGACAAGGAGGCGCTGGAGAAAATGGGAGTCGCGAAGATTTTCACACCGGGCGCGCCGACCGAGGAAGCGATCGAGTTTCTCAAACGGCAGATCAGCGCCAAGAAATCCAATGAGAAGATTATGTAA
- a CDS encoding methylmalonyl-CoA mutase family protein — protein sequence MFDKNFLNTIKQRLAIWDKTAAKSRDKKSMPRFFTVSGVDIDGLYAPNSIKGADTDQYYWDNIGLPGEYPYTRGVHHTLYRTKLWTMRQFAGMGTPKQTNERFKYILAQGGTGLSTAFDLPTLMGYDSDHPRSLGEVGKCGVAVDTLADVEIIFGDIDLSKVSTSMTINSPASMLLAMYLCVAEKQGVSFDQVRGTLQNDILKEYIAQKEFIFPPRPSIRLITDMMDYCTKHVPQYNTISISGYHIREAGATAVQELAFTLADGFCYIESAIATGQNVDDFAPRLSYFFNAHSDFFEEIAKYRAARRIYAKRMKNKYGAKNPRSWMLRFHTQTAGVSLTAQQPENNIVRVAIQALSGVLGGTQSLHTNSMDETLALPSEKAALIALRTQQIIAYETGVANTVDPLAGSYFVEALTDKMEAEAEAYFDEIDRRGGVLPCIDEGYFQREIAKAAYRHQQELENKERVIVGVNDFVLDDEKVEIPILKIDPQIERDQVAFLKKIKRERDNGRVQVCLKKLDEVARGKGNTFEVIMEGAKAYASVGEMCDVLRAAWGEHSESVSAMQVS from the coding sequence ATGTTTGACAAGAACTTTCTGAACACCATCAAACAGCGGCTGGCTATCTGGGATAAAACGGCCGCCAAGTCGCGCGACAAGAAATCGATGCCCCGGTTTTTCACCGTCTCCGGGGTTGACATTGACGGCCTCTATGCGCCGAACTCAATCAAGGGGGCCGATACGGACCAGTATTACTGGGACAATATCGGGCTTCCTGGAGAGTATCCGTACACGCGCGGTGTCCATCACACGCTCTACCGCACCAAGCTCTGGACCATGCGCCAGTTCGCCGGCATGGGGACCCCCAAACAGACCAACGAGCGATTCAAGTATATCCTGGCGCAGGGGGGGACGGGACTGTCGACCGCGTTTGACCTGCCTACTCTAATGGGGTATGATTCCGATCATCCCCGCTCGCTCGGCGAGGTCGGCAAGTGCGGTGTGGCGGTGGACACGCTGGCTGATGTGGAAATTATATTCGGCGATATCGATCTGTCCAAAGTCTCCACCTCCATGACAATCAATTCCCCGGCGTCGATGCTGTTGGCCATGTACCTGTGTGTCGCTGAAAAGCAGGGGGTGTCATTCGATCAGGTCCGGGGGACACTTCAGAACGATATCCTGAAAGAGTATATCGCACAGAAGGAGTTTATCTTCCCGCCGCGACCATCGATCCGCCTGATTACCGACATGATGGATTATTGCACCAAGCATGTCCCGCAGTACAACACGATTTCAATCTCCGGCTATCATATCCGCGAAGCCGGCGCAACCGCCGTGCAGGAGCTGGCGTTTACGCTGGCCGACGGGTTCTGCTATATCGAATCGGCGATCGCGACCGGGCAGAATGTGGATGATTTTGCGCCGAGGCTGTCGTACTTTTTCAATGCCCACTCCGATTTCTTCGAGGAAATTGCCAAATACCGCGCGGCGCGGCGCATCTATGCCAAGCGGATGAAAAACAAATACGGCGCGAAGAATCCGCGAAGCTGGATGCTGCGTTTCCACACGCAGACTGCCGGTGTATCCCTGACCGCTCAGCAGCCGGAGAACAATATCGTGCGGGTGGCAATACAGGCGCTTTCCGGGGTGCTGGGGGGCACGCAGTCGCTCCATACCAATTCAATGGATGAAACCTTGGCGCTGCCATCGGAGAAGGCGGCCCTGATCGCGCTTCGCACGCAGCAGATCATTGCGTATGAGACCGGCGTGGCGAACACGGTTGACCCGCTGGCCGGATCGTACTTTGTTGAGGCACTGACTGACAAGATGGAAGCGGAAGCCGAGGCATACTTTGATGAGATCGACCGGCGCGGCGGCGTGCTGCCCTGTATCGATGAGGGGTATTTCCAGCGCGAGATTGCCAAGGCGGCGTATCGCCACCAGCAGGAGCTCGAAAACAAAGAGCGGGTGATCGTGGGGGTGAACGATTTTGTGCTGGATGACGAGAAGGTCGAAATCCCGATTCTCAAGATCGACCCGCAGATCGAGCGGGATCAGGTGGCGTTTCTGAAGAAAATCAAGCGTGAACGGGACAACGGGAGAGTACAGGTCTGTCTCAAGAAGCTTGACGAGGTGGCTCGCGGTAAAGGGAACACGTTCGAGGTGATCATGGAGGGGGCCAAGGCATACGCCTCAGTAGGGGAGATGTGTGATGTGCTCCGGGCCGCCTGGGGTGAGCACTCGGAATCGGTCTCGGCGATGCAGGTGTCGTGA